CCAAAGACGGCGATAGAGAACACTTAATTTACGAAGTCACCGACTTATGGTTTCACAGCCTAGTGTTGTTGGCACACCAAAACTTATCGAGCGCCGATGTTCTAAAAGAACTAGAGCGCCGATTTGGACTGTCTGGATTAGTCGAAAAGGCCCAGAGAGAACAATAAAACTTCACCCAAGAGAGATCCTCCTATGATTACCGAACCGACTTTATTCACACGTATTATTAATAAAGAACTGCCCGCCGAATTCGTCTATGAAGACGATAAGTGTGTTGTCATCAAAGACATCAACCCAAAAGCTCGCGTGCATTTATTAATTATTCCCAAAAAGCCTATCCCAACCTTGTTCGACTTGAAACCTGAAGATAAAGACCTCATGGGACACATGATGCTACTTTTGCCACAAATAGCACAGTCGCAAAACTTGGACGGCTTCAAAACCCAAATTCACACTGGCGAAACTGGCGGTCAAGAAGTGTTTCACGTACATATACATTTACTTGGTAACTAATCACTTATTTTGCTATTATTTAGCGTTTGCGATTTAGCAGACAATTAACCCTGTTTTAAATGGAGCACATTATGGGCATCAGCATCTGGCAACTATTAATTATCCTAGCCATCGTTTTGGTTATTTTCGGTGCAAAACGTTTGAAAAACGTCGGTAGCGATTTGGGCGGTGCAATCAAAGGCTTCAAAAAAGCCGTGAGTGATGAAGACGAAAAAAAGGCCAAAGAAGCTGAAGAACTAAAGTTAGAAGACACCGCTGACAAAAAAGGCAACGTCTACGACACTGAAGCGACTGAAAAGAAAACTGCGGATTCTGACGAAACCAAACCTAAGGTTTAATGCGCCCGGCGCCCGAGGTTTAGATCATGTTTGATATCGGCTTTCTCGAAATCATTATTATCCTGATCATCACGTTGATGGTGATCGGGCCTGAGCGTATGCCTGAAGTGGCACGCAAAGCGGGTGAGTTTGTGCGTAAAATGCGTAATTTCATCAACTCAGTAAAAGATGATTCCAACCTGAGAGAAACCGTTCGTGAGCTGCAAGATGCGGTGGATGTGCAAGAGCATAAACGTGAATTTGATCACATTAAACAAGACCTTTATAAAGGCTTTGAAGATGTGCAAGATCAAATTAACTTCGATGAACTTCAGCGTCCGTTTGGCAATCCCGAACCAACCCAAGCCGATATTGATCAAGCCCAACGTCAATTGGAATCCACCAACGACGTGGCACAAGACGAAGCCCCAAAACCCAAATCAAGCGATAAAGCTGAGAAAAGCCAAACTGACTCTATTCAGAAGGTAAATCCAGTTGAATCCGCTCCTAAAACGAACGTATAACGACATTGGCCCTGCATGAGCAATAGCGCACTTCCCCCTCACGATCAAGAAATGACGCTGGTTCAACATCTGTTGGATCTTCGAAATGCGGTAGCCAAAGCCGTTATCGCGGTTTTAGTATTGTTTTTAGCCCTGTTTCCGTTTGCAAATGATTTATACGTTTACATTGCTGAGCCTCTAACTCGTTTTATGCCAGTTGGCGCCAGCATGATTGCGGTTGGTGTGGCTTCACCGTTTTTAACACCCTTTAAACTAAGTTTAATCTTAGCGATTTACCTCGCCATGCCTTACTTGCTGTATCAGTTCTGGACCTTTATTGCGCCTGCACTTTACCAGCATGAACGCCAACTGGTTGCGCCCATTTTATTCTTTAGCTCATTTTTGTTTTACGCTGGCGGTGCATTTGCCTACTATGTGGTATTTCCTCTAGTATTTGGCTTCTTATCGCAAACCGCCCCCGAAGGCGTCACGATTGCGACCGACATTTCGCTTTATCTCGATTTTGTCATCAAAATGTTCTTCGCCTTTGGCCTATCTTTTGAAGTGCCAGTGGTGGTGGTCTTATTGATATTGACTGGCATGGTTAAATCTGAGTCGATGTCTCATGCACGACCCTACGTGATCGTGGGTGCGTTTGTACTGGGCATGTTGTTGACACCACCTGACATTATTTCACAAACCCTTTTAGCCGTCCCGGTTTGGCTGCTTTACGAATTGGGCGTCTTGGTGGGAACCTACATTGTTAAACGTAAAGGCTTAGACAAAGAAGAATCAAAATCCGCTGATGAAAACGAATCAAACACATCGACCTATCGTTCAAAAATGGACGAAGAAGGTTTTGACGACCGTTATGCCGATCAAGTTGATGACGATTTCGATTATGACGCTGAGTTTGATAAGATTGATGCAGAAATGTCTGCATTAAATAAAGAATCTTCAAAACAAAATGAATCTAGCAAAGATGGCGGCTCAAATCCCGATAAGCCTAAGGATGGAGATAAACCTTAAGGCTTATTTAGACCGCTTAGACACCTACAAAATAGGGCTAAGCGGAGGGCTTGTGTTGTCATTTTTCATCGCCAGTTTTTCAGCTTTCGCAAGCCCGCTTAAAAACCATCCGTCCGCCTACTTGGCTATGCACGCAGAAGACCCAGTTAATTGGCAGCTTTGGCAACGTGCCACCCTTAACCAAGCCAAACAACAAAATAAACTGATCTTTATTTCTTCCGGCTATTTCGCCTGCCATTGGTGCCATGTGATGCAGCAAGAAAACTATCATGACCCTCAGGTAGCGGCTTTACTCAACCAACATTTTATTTCGATAAAAATTGACCGTGAACTATCACCCGACCTAGATGATCATCTATTAGCATTTGCACGTCGAACCACCGGGCAAGCTGGCTGGCCACTGCATGTTATCTTAACGCCTGACGGTTACGCGTTCAGTAGCTTCGTGTATTTACCCAGAGAAGATTTGATTACACGTCTTAATCGTACTCAACAGCTTTGGCAAACCAATTCCAACACAATTATCCGACTTAGCCAAGAGTCTAACCAAACCTTATCGTTTAAATCCTTAAGCACCGATCAACTCAAACAATCATTACTAAGCCAACTTCCCCGCCAAATTGATGAGTTCGCTGGCGGCTTAAATGCCACCCAAAAATTTCCCAACAGCCCATTACTCAAAGCCTTACTGCTTGAAAAAAATCTTGATACCAATATCTTGACCTGGTTAGAAACCACGCTTGAAGCCATGCAATCCGAGCATCTTTATGATCATATTCATCACGGCTTTTTTCGCTATACCGTCGATCCGTCTTGGCAAGAACCGCATTTCGAAAAAATGCTCTACGACAATGCCCAATTGAGTGAGATTTATTTTCTAGCCGCTGAGGTATTTAAACGCGAAGACTTTTTGCAGACGGCGCAAAACACCTTGCTTTATATCGAAACCGAACTCATGAGCCCTTTAACCGGTTTGGCACAATCTAGCCAATCCGCCATTGATGAAAAAGGCTTGGACGGGGGTCGCTACTTATGGACACCTCAGCAACTCAAACAAGCACTTAGCCCTGAGCTATATCAGCAAGTGCACCAGGCCTGGTCTCTTGACCAAGCGCCGCCTTTATTAAATTACGGCTGGCTACCCAAACCGATTGATGACCACCAGGCCTGGTGGTCAATTCAATCTCACTTAAGCACCAGGCCTGGTATTACCGATGATAAACAGTTAATTGGCTGGAATGGTTTATTGCTCAGCGCTTATGCTCAGGCCTTTAAAACCACACAAAATCCGAGCTACCAACGCACTGGACATGCCCTCGCCCAACGTTTGAGTCAATTACTATTACTTGACCATGCGCCGCGCGCCGTTAATAACCAAGGCCAATTTTCTGACGCTGCGGGATTAGAAGACTTTGCTTATACTTTGGCTGGTTTAGAAGACTGGCAAGCCGTCAGTCAACTTGACTTGTCCAAGCCAATTCAGCAATTACAAACCAAAGCAAACCAACTGTTTAAAACCGAAAACGGCTGGGCGACTAATCAAGAAAAGCTTCTGCCAACCCAGCAAATACAGTGGGATTATGCTGACAGTGCAACCCCTTCCAGTACCGCTTTATTGCATTGCGAAAACCCAACCAATAAACAAAGCATTCAGGTAGAATCCGCCCTACCACTTTGGCGTTATGCCAGTTATTTAATTCAGAAGGATTGTTAAACCGAATATGGCATTTCTAATTATTGGCTTGGTTTTGTTGGCGATTATCAGCTTTGTTCCACAATGGTGGACGCGCGCCATTCTTAAAAAACACAGTCAACCTCACCCTACTTTACCGGGCAATGCGCACGCATTTGCCGAACACTTGCTTAATAAATTCCAACTTAACGATGTTCGCATCGAAGAACTACCGGCCGACTCTGCTCATGGTGACCATTATGATCCAATCGAAAAAGTGGTACGTTTGAGCCACCAAAACTTTCATAGCAATTCATTAACTGCGATTGTCACCACCGCACATGAGATTGGGCACGCGTTACAACACCAAGCCAATTACGAACCACTACTAACGCGAACCGAAATGGTCGAACGCTCGCAATGGCTGCAAAAATTCAGTGGAATTGCACTCATGGCCACGCCGGTTTTAATTCCCCTCATGCACACGCCGATTATTGGTATGGTCACGTTTGCCGCCGGTTTTATTGCAATGGGGATTCCGGTGCTGATTCATTTATCCACTCTGCCCGTCGAGTTTGATGCCAGCTACAAACGCGCTTTGCCTTTACTGGAAGAAGGCGAGTACCTGAATAAAAAAGATATGAAACGTGCACGCCACATTTTAACCGCCTGCGCCATGACTTATGTCAGTAGCAGTTTAGCCAGCTTGTTTAACCTCTGGAAATGGTTCAGCGGCTTTAGACGTTAATAGAAAAATAAGTTTAAACGTGGAGCCGATGGCGTTGCTTTAGTAACAACCATAAAAAAAATGGCCCGCCCAGCGCGGCGATCAATAAGCCAATTGGCAATTCACTCGGCGCAATTAAACTACGTGCCAAACTATCAGCGGCCACCACTAACAGCGCGCCCATTAAACCACTTAACACTAATAACCAGCGGTGATCCGGCCCTACTAATAAACGCACTAGGTGCGGCGCAATTAAACCCACAAAGCCAACTACCCCCGCCACGGCCACACTCGCCCCCACGGCTAACGCGACCAAAGTGACAATAACAAATTTTAAGCGTTTTACATGCACCCCTAAATGGCGTGCACTGGCTTCACCCATTAAATAACGATTCAGATCCATCGCCCATAAGGGCAGAATTAGCCAGACTAAGAACATCGGCCACCAAATCATCATCACCTCACGCCAACTCGAATGCGCCAACGAGCCAAACGCCCAGAAAGTTAAGCTACGCAAGGCTTCATCACTCGCCCAGTAGGCTAATAAACCCGTGGCCGCCCCCGCCATCGCATTAATTGCAATACCCGCCAATAACATAAGCGCGACATCAGTGGTGCCACGATAGCTCGCCAAACGATAGATCAACCAAGTTACCGCAAGGCCGCCCAGAAAAGCCGCCAACGGAATGGCTAAACCCAAACCGACCCAATCCAACCACCAAGCTGGGCCAAACACAATCACTAATACAGCGGCTAAGGCTGCGCCACTCGACACACCCACCAGGCCTGGATCGGCTAACGGATTGCGAAACAACCCCTGCATCGCCGCACCAGCCATACCTAAACCCGCGCCGACGGCAATCGCCACCAATAAGCGTGGTAAGCGAATT
The Thiomicrospira pelophila DSM 1534 genome window above contains:
- a CDS encoding phosphoribosyl-ATP diphosphatase, whose protein sequence is KDGDREHLIYEVTDLWFHSLVLLAHQNLSSADVLKELERRFGLSGLVEKAQREQ
- a CDS encoding histidine triad nucleotide-binding protein — protein: MITEPTLFTRIINKELPAEFVYEDDKCVVIKDINPKARVHLLIIPKKPIPTLFDLKPEDKDLMGHMMLLLPQIAQSQNLDGFKTQIHTGETGGQEVFHVHIHLLGN
- a CDS encoding twin-arginine translocase TatA/TatE family subunit, producing MGISIWQLLIILAIVLVIFGAKRLKNVGSDLGGAIKGFKKAVSDEDEKKAKEAEELKLEDTADKKGNVYDTEATEKKTADSDETKPKV
- the tatB gene encoding Sec-independent protein translocase protein TatB translates to MFDIGFLEIIIILIITLMVIGPERMPEVARKAGEFVRKMRNFINSVKDDSNLRETVRELQDAVDVQEHKREFDHIKQDLYKGFEDVQDQINFDELQRPFGNPEPTQADIDQAQRQLESTNDVAQDEAPKPKSSDKAEKSQTDSIQKVNPVESAPKTNV
- the tatC gene encoding twin-arginine translocase subunit TatC: MSNSALPPHDQEMTLVQHLLDLRNAVAKAVIAVLVLFLALFPFANDLYVYIAEPLTRFMPVGASMIAVGVASPFLTPFKLSLILAIYLAMPYLLYQFWTFIAPALYQHERQLVAPILFFSSFLFYAGGAFAYYVVFPLVFGFLSQTAPEGVTIATDISLYLDFVIKMFFAFGLSFEVPVVVVLLILTGMVKSESMSHARPYVIVGAFVLGMLLTPPDIISQTLLAVPVWLLYELGVLVGTYIVKRKGLDKEESKSADENESNTSTYRSKMDEEGFDDRYADQVDDDFDYDAEFDKIDAEMSALNKESSKQNESSKDGGSNPDKPKDGDKP
- a CDS encoding thioredoxin domain-containing protein, translated to MLSFFIASFSAFASPLKNHPSAYLAMHAEDPVNWQLWQRATLNQAKQQNKLIFISSGYFACHWCHVMQQENYHDPQVAALLNQHFISIKIDRELSPDLDDHLLAFARRTTGQAGWPLHVILTPDGYAFSSFVYLPREDLITRLNRTQQLWQTNSNTIIRLSQESNQTLSFKSLSTDQLKQSLLSQLPRQIDEFAGGLNATQKFPNSPLLKALLLEKNLDTNILTWLETTLEAMQSEHLYDHIHHGFFRYTVDPSWQEPHFEKMLYDNAQLSEIYFLAAEVFKREDFLQTAQNTLLYIETELMSPLTGLAQSSQSAIDEKGLDGGRYLWTPQQLKQALSPELYQQVHQAWSLDQAPPLLNYGWLPKPIDDHQAWWSIQSHLSTRPGITDDKQLIGWNGLLLSAYAQAFKTTQNPSYQRTGHALAQRLSQLLLLDHAPRAVNNQGQFSDAAGLEDFAYTLAGLEDWQAVSQLDLSKPIQQLQTKANQLFKTENGWATNQEKLLPTQQIQWDYADSATPSSTALLHCENPTNKQSIQVESALPLWRYASYLIQKDC
- a CDS encoding zinc metallopeptidase; translated protein: MAFLIIGLVLLAIISFVPQWWTRAILKKHSQPHPTLPGNAHAFAEHLLNKFQLNDVRIEELPADSAHGDHYDPIEKVVRLSHQNFHSNSLTAIVTTAHEIGHALQHQANYEPLLTRTEMVERSQWLQKFSGIALMATPVLIPLMHTPIIGMVTFAAGFIAMGIPVLIHLSTLPVEFDASYKRALPLLEEGEYLNKKDMKRARHILTACAMTYVSSSLASLFNLWKWFSGFRR
- a CDS encoding FecCD family ABC transporter permease gives rise to the protein MLASIEWRIEMQNRLLNSPKLALISLLILLALLSLMSLQVGAIDWRWSEVLLALISSQSEAHWVVWEIRLPRLLVAIAVGAGLGMAGAAMQGLFRNPLADPGLVGVSSGAALAAVLVIVFGPAWWLDWVGLGLAIPLAAFLGGLAVTWLIYRLASYRGTTDVALMLLAGIAINAMAGAATGLLAYWASDEALRSLTFWAFGSLAHSSWREVMMIWWPMFLVWLILPLWAMDLNRYLMGEASARHLGVHVKRLKFVIVTLVALAVGASVAVAGVVGFVGLIAPHLVRLLVGPDHRWLLVLSGLMGALLVVAADSLARSLIAPSELPIGLLIAALGGPFFLWLLLKQRHRLHV